From Glycine max cultivar Williams 82 chromosome 11, Glycine_max_v4.0, whole genome shotgun sequence, the proteins below share one genomic window:
- the LOC100792324 gene encoding 60S ribosomal protein L7a-2, with translation MAPKRGGKAPALAAKKKPEKVTNPLFEKRPKQFGIGGALPPKRDLTRFVKWPKNVQIQRKKRILKQRLKVPPALNQFTKTLDKNLATSLFKLLLKYRPEDKAEKKERLLKRAQAEAEGKTVEAKKPIVVKYGLNHVTYLIEQNKAQLVVIAHDVDPIELVVWLPALCRKMEIPYCIVKGKARLGTVVHKKTASVLCLTTVKNEDKLEFSRVLEAIKANFNDKYDEYRKKWGGGIMGSKSQAKTRAKEKLLAKEAAQRMT, from the exons ATG GCTCCCAAACGAGGTGGAAAGGCTCCGGCTCTTGCCGCTAAGAAGAAGCCT GAGAAGGTCACGAATCCGTTGTTCGAGAAGCGTCCGAAGCAGTTCGGAATCGGAGGGGCGTTGCCTCCGAAGAGAGACTTGACTAGGTTCGTGAAGTGGCCAAAGAATGTTCAAATTCAGAGGAAGAAGAGGATTCTGAAGCAGAGGTTGAAGGTTCCCCCAGCTTTGAACCAGTTTACCAAAACTCTTGACAAAAACCTAG CAACAAGTCTGTTCAAGTTGCTTCTGAAGTACAGGCCCGAGGACAAAGCTGAAAAGAAGGAGAGGCTCTTGAAAAGGGCTCAGGCAGAGGCTGAAGGCAAAACTGTTGAAGCTAAGAAGCCTATTGTTGTGAAGTATGGTCTCAACCATGTTACCTACCTCATCGAGCAG AACAAAGCACAGCTCGTTGTGATTGCTCACGATGTGGACCCAATTGAATTGGTTGTCTGGCTTCCTGCTTTGTGCAGGAAGATGGAAATTCCGTACTGTATTGTGAAGGGAAAGGCCCGCTTGGGAACG GTTGTCCACAAGAAAACTGCATCCGTTTTGTGTTTGACCACTGTTAAGAATGAAGATAAATTGGAGTTCAGCAGAGTTTTGGAGGCTATCAAG GCTAACTTCAACGACAAATATGACGAGTACAGAAAGAAGTGGGGTGGTGGGATCATGGGATCCAAATCCCAAGCGAAAACCAGAGCAAAGGAGAAGCTTCTTGCCAAGGAAGCTGCTCAGAGGATGACTTAG
- the LOC100792853 gene encoding E3 ubiquitin-protein ligase RNF4 gives MSSRAGKGPAIRSYRRRKTALDLDLNRLPAGENREQEGPSTQAVPQEIQLEQQPQVTQPPMIDVEAIDDDVVECTPRAFAEAKNNSRRIRRRTVVDIDLEDQTRRNKRRRELPNLIINCDKYINLEGSSSSMGGSVKKTPEPPKELVFNCPICMGPMVHEMSTRCGHIFCKDCIKAAISAQGKCPTCRKKVVAKDLIRVYLPSTS, from the exons ATGAGCTCTCGGGCAGGCAAGGGACCTGCTATCAGAAGTTACCGGCGGAGAAAGACAGCTTTGGACCTTGACCTTAACCGTTTACCGGCTGGTGAGAATCGTGAGCAGGAGGGACCTTCAACTCAGGCGGTGCCTCAAGAAATTCAACTTGAACAGCAGCCACAGGTTACTCAACCTCCGATGATTGACGTGGAAGccattgatgatgatgttgttgaATGTACCCCAAGGGCTTTTGCTGAG GCTAAAAACAATTCAAGAAGAATTCGTAGGAGGACTGTAGTTGATATTGATCTAG AAGATCAGACTAGGCGCAACAAACGCCGAAGAGAATTGCCAAATCTGATTATTAATTGTGATAAGTATATAAATTTGGAAGGCAGTAGCAGTTCCATG GGGGGAAGTGTTAAAAAGACACCCGAACCTCCAAAGGAGCTTGTCTTCAACTGTCCAATATGTATGGGCCCTATGGTACATGAAATGTCAACAAGATGTGGTCATATTTTTTGCAAGGATTGCATCAAGGCTGCTATAAGTGCTCAGGGTAAATGCCCTACCTGTAGAAAAAAGGTTGTTGCGAAAGATCTTATAAGGGTGTATCTCCCATCAACTAGTTGA